The nucleotide window GAGCAGCCAGCGGCGGCCGAGCGTCTCGTGATCGGCCCGCACCACGGACAGGCCGGGCACGTCCGGCACCTCGCGCAGCGCCGGACGGCCGTCCGGCGATCCGCCGGACCAGGTGTTGCGGAACCACAGGGTCGGCAGCAGGCGCAGCGTCGCCGCCTCGGGGCCCCGGTTGTGCACGGTGACCCGGATGAGGAGGTCCTCCTCGGTGGCCTTGGCGTACTCGACGACGACGTCGAAGTAGCGGCCCTCGTCGAAGATCCCGGTGTCGAGCAGCTCGTACTCGAAGTCGCCGCGGCCGCGCGAGCGGTTGGTCGCGAGCAGATCCTCGTACGGATACTCGCGCTGCGGATACTTGTAGAGCATCCGCATGTACGAGTGGGTCGGCGTGCTGTCCAGGTAGAAGTAGTGCTCCTTGACGTCCTCGCCGTGGTTGCCCTCGGCGTTGGTCACGCCGAAGAAGCGCTCCTTGAGGATCGGGTCGCGGCCGTTCCACATCGCGAGGGCGAAGCACAGCCGCTGCTCGTCGTCGCTGATCCCGGCGATGCCGTCCTCGCCCCACCGGTACGCCCGCGAGCGCGCCTGGTCGTGTCCGAAGTAGTCCCACGCGTCCCCGCCGGCGCTGTAGTCCTCCCGCACGGTGCCCCACTGGCGTTCGCTGAGGTAGGGCCCCCAGCGGCGCCAGGCGCCCGCCGCGGTGTCGGCTTCACGGAGTCGGTTCTGCTCAGCGTGTGACGCCGCATTCGTCATGGGTTCATGGTGGCAGCGGCCGCGCGCGCGACGACTCATCCGACCCGGATGAGCCCGGCCCGGTACCCGCACCCCGTATCAGCGGACGCCGCGCGCCGACGGCCGGCGCTGCGCCGTGACCGGGCGCCGGGGACCCGGCACGCGTACGCCACCGTCGGTCGCGGTGCGGCCGACCGGCCGCCGCGGGCCGAGCCGGCCAGCGAACCAGGTGCCGATCCCGGCGGCGGCGAGCCCGAGCACCTCGACCGGCAGGAGCCCCGCGTCCGTGCCGCGGTCGGGGCTGCGCAGCCGGATCAGCGCGATCACCGCGAAGACGATCAGCACGCAGAGGTCGAGCAGCACGCCGATGGTGCCGGCGCGGGCGGCCCGGCCGGGCCGGGCCGGCGTGATGTCGATGACCGCGACCGAGATGGCCAGCACGCCGCCGGCGAGACCCGCGATGATGTTCCAGAACGCCAGCGTCGCGATCATCCGCGGCGCCCCGAGCATGGTGGCCACGTCGAAGATGACCGCGTTCGCGAGCAGGCCGAGCGGGAACATCAGCAGAAGTGGTTGTACCGCGTTGTCAGCGACACGGAGCCGGCTGTGCACGCGACTGTCACCCGTCCTCGGCTACGGTCGCCGCGCCTCAGGGGTTGATCTCCTTCGTCTCCCGTCCGTGCACCGCGAGGGCGAAGATGATGAAGACGTCGAGGGTGATGACGATGATCGACCAGATCGGGTACGCGGGCATGAAGACCATGTGCATCACCGCGTTGAGGACGGCCAGGACGATGCCGGTCACCCGGGCCCAGGTCTGGCCCACCATGACGCCGTAGCCGGCGAACAGCATCAGCACGCCGAAGAGCAGCAGGAACCAGCCCCAGGCGGTGTAGTCGACGCTGAGCACCAGCCCGCTCGAACCGACCAGGTAGAAGTCGTCGCGGACCAGCGCGACGATGCCACCCATCACGTTGAAGAATCCGCCGGTCAACATGATGATGCCGGCGAAGAGAACCCAGCCGACCCATCCGGTGACCCGGTCGTCGTGGTACCCGGCGACGGGATCGTGTGCGTGCGCCATGACTGGCCCCCTTTGGGTGTTCGCGAAAAGACTGCCCCTCCAGGCTGACCCGCCGGCCGGTCCTGCGGATCACCCGACGGGAATGAGCCTGACGGCCGGTGCCGGGCTTCACCCCCGTCGGATGAGGCCCGGCCGACCGGCCTGCCGCAGGCTGGCAGCAGTTCCGATCCGAGGCGAATCGAGGCGTTCATGGACACGACGGCGATGGTCGTATTCGTCGCGGTGGTGAGCGCGCGGTTCCTCGTACCCCTGCTGATTCCCCGGTATCCCCTGCCGGCGATCATCGCGGCGCTGGTCCTGGACGGCGTCGACCAGACGATCTTCCAGGCGATGGGCTACGACCCGCCCGGCTACCAGGGCTACGACAAGGCGATGGACGTCTACTACCTGGCGATCGCCTACCTGTCGGCGCTGCGCAACTGGACGAGCCGGCCGGCCGTGCAGGTGGCCAAGTTCCTCTACTTCTACCGGCTGATCGGCGTCGTCGCGTTCGAGCTGAGCGACTGGCGGCCGCTGCTGCTGATCTTCCCGAACACGTTCGAGTACTTCTTCATCGCGTACGAGGCGTACCGGTTGTTCTGGAACCCGGCGCGGGCGTCCCTGCGCGCGTGGATCACCGCGGCGGCCGCCATCTGGGTGTTCGTCAAGCTGCCGCAGGAGTGGTGGATCCACGTCGCGCAGCTCGACGTCACCGACATGATCGCCGCGGTGCCGTGGTTCGGCCCGGCGATCGTCGTCGCCGTCGTCGCGATCTGCCTGATCTACTGGTTCGCGGTGCGGCCGCGGCAGCGGCCGCCGGACTGGTCCTGGCACGTCGCCGCGGATCCGCTGCCCGTGGAGGCCGCCACCGTTGCCGCGCGCAACCGGTGGATCGCGGCGCACGGCCGGCTCGCGTCCTCCCGGACCTTCGAGAGCGTCGTGCTCGTCGGCCTGATCTGGGTGATCTACTCCCAGGTCCTGCCGGGCACCCAGGCCTCCAGCGTGCAGACCTTCGTCGGCACCGCCGCGTTCGTGGTGGTCAACGCCGCCGTCAGCCTCTGGGTGGCCCGGTCGCGGCGGGGCGTCGAGCGCGCGCTGCCGGCGTTCTGCCTCCGGGTGCTGATGAACATCGCGATGGTCTGGTCGGCCGGTTGGCTGCTGGCGCGCGCCGGCGGCGAGATCAACGAGGCCGCGGCCCTGTTCTTCGTGCTGCTGCTGAGCCTGATCACCCTGCTGGAGAACCGCTTCCGGCCGGTGTACGAGATCCGCTTCTCCCCCGGCGGGCCGCCCGCGGGTCAGCGGTGCGAGGCTCGCCGGAACGGCGCCGAGGACGCGACATGTGGTCCCGAGCGGTGCGACCTCTCCGTCGGCTGTCCGGCCGCGGCGCGGGCGTGAGTCAGCCGGCGCGCCCGTCGCCGGGCTCCGGTGCCGGGCGGCCCGGTTCGGCGGCCGGAATGTGCCGGTGCAGCAACCCGCGGATCGGCAGCTGAGTTGCCCCGGCCGGCGCGGCGGCGACGCCGGCCCTCGCCCCGTACCGGCTCGCGAGCGGCTTGGCGCTCACGCCGTGGGCGAACACGCTGAAGAGCACGGTCGTGCCGATGATGGCCACGACCCGGTCGGCCTCGCCGTGCAGCTCGTCGAGGGCGATCAGCGCGAAAATGATCGAGGCAAGGCCGCGCGGCCCGAACCATCCGACGAACGCCACGGTCGGGCGGGACAGCCGCGCGCCGATGAGTACCAGCGCCACCGGCAGCATCCGGACCACGGTGAGGCTCAGGACGGCGTAGACGGCCACCTGCCAGTCGATCTGTTCGATGACGATCGGTACGGCGACCGCGCCGAAGGTCAACCAGGTCAGCAGCGACACGAATCCGGCCGTCTGCTCGACGTAGAAGACCTCCTTGACCCCGCCGCGGCCGGCGGAGTTGCCGAACGCCAGGCCGGCGACGAACGCCGCGACGAAGCCGTTGCCGTCGAGCCAGAGTGTGCCGGCATAGGCGGCCAGGGCAAGTGCCAGCACGCCGGGTCCGGCGAAGTCCTCCGACATCCAGCCCCGCCGGCGCGCGACCCGAATCGCCCGGCCGCCCGCGGCGCCGAGGCCGACACCGACGGCCAGGCCGATCGCGAGGTCGATGAGGCCGCCGCCCTGGTCCACGCCACCCTGGATGCTCCCGGCGACCGCCGCGCCCGCGATCGCGAACATCACGACCGGGGTCGCTATGCCGTCGTTGAGCCCGCTCTCGACGTTGAGGACCCGCCGGATCCGTTCCGGCACGGCGGGGTCGGCCATCACCGCGGCGCCCAGCGCCGCGTCCGTCGGCGCCAGCGCGGCGCCGACCACCAGCGCCAGCCAGAAGCCCAGGTCGCCGAAGAACCACGTCGCCAGCAGCGCGCCCGCCGCGATGGTCAGCGGAAGCCCGACCGCCAGCAGCCGGGTGTAAAGCCCGGCGTCGGCGCGGAGGTCCCGGAGCCCGACCCGGGAGGCGTCGACGAACAACACCCAGACGAGGGTCACCTCGGCGAGCAGCTTGATGGCCTCGTGCGGGATGTCCGCGTCGACGACGTGCACCACCTGCGAGAGCAGCAGCCCGACGGTGACGAAGACGATGGGCGCGCTCAGGTCCGCGCGGCCGAGCCGCGTCGCGAACAGGCCCCAGCCGAAGACGAACAGCATGACCAGCGCGACGGCCGCGTCATCCATGGGCTCCCCCTACTGGCGAACGTGAGTCGGACGGTCGCCGGCCCCGGGGTGCCGCCGCGGCGGGACCGCGGTGGCACCCCGGGGCCGGCGGGAGGCCGTCCGGCGCCGGCTATTCGTAGGGCTTGACCTCGCGGCCGTGCACCGCAAGCGCGTAGATGACGAGGACGTCGACGGCGATGATGATCGTGCTCCAGATCGGGTACGCCGCGAGGAACGCGATGTTCACGATCGCGCTCAGCACGGCCAGCACGATGCCGGTCACCCGCGCCCACGTCTGGCCCACCAGCACACCGAAGCCCGCGAGCAACGCGACGATGCCGAGGAGCAGGTGGATCCAGCCCCAGACGGTGTAGTCGAAGGAGAGCACCAGGCCGTTCCGGGTCACGAGGTAGTAGGTGTCGTTGAACAGGGCGACCAGGCCGACGAGGCCCTGGAAGAAGCCGAGCAGGACCATCATGATGCCGCTGAAGACGACCCAACCCACCCAGCCGGTCGGCTCCGCGTGCGCTCTGGCACCAGCCTGCGCTTGATCGGACATCCCTATCCCTCCCCAGAGAAGAACCGGCGAGCCCTTTGTGGACCTGCCACTGAGCACCGAGCGTGAGGCCCGCGACCCGGATAGGCGTCATCCGTGGCGGGTGAACGGGACCGGCGGCCGTCGATCGACGGCCATTTATGTATCGGCGCGATGCCGCCGGATCAGGACGACGGCGAGGCCGAGGCCGCGACGATCAGGCTCTGGCACGCTGGCGCGGCCTGGAACGCGTACTTGACCGCCTCCGCGCTGCCGACGGCGACGTTGCGGACCGCCTCGCGGTAGGCCGCGAGGCCGGTCGCCGCCTCGGTGGCCGCGGTCTTCAGCCCCGCCAGGCTCGAGGTGAGCTCCTCGGGCGTCTTCGCGTCGCCGACCTGGTCGGAGGCGGAGTTGAGCTTGTCCACCGAGCTCTGCGCCGCGGCGCCGGCCACCAGCAGATCCTCCTGCGCCTGCGCCGTCTCGGGAACGACGCCGCCGGGCTTGCCGGCGAGGATCCGGGCCAGGTTCGCCGCCGCGTCCTGCACCTCCGTCACGCTGGACTTGACCTGCGAGCGGACCTCGTCCGGTGCGGTCGACGCGTCGACGGCCCGGATCTTGTCGCCCGCGCTCTGCACCGAGGCGTCCAGCTCTGTCGACGCCGTGCACACACCGTTGGCCCAGGCGACGGTCGCGTCGGACGTCGTTTCCGGGCCTGCTGAACCGTTCGTCGACGGCGAGTCCGAGTCGCCGCAGGCGGCGAGCAGCACGGCCGAGGACAGCGTGAGAAATATCGCGGTAACACGAGACTGGGCCATATCGCCGAGTCTTCGCTGAACGCGCGCTCAGGGGATCACCCGTGCCGGGTGAGGGTCGCGGCGCGCGGCGCCCGAGCGCCGTCCGATGGCCGGCGTTCGTCGCGGCTCACTCCGCGCGGGTGAGGCCTGTCCCGCGCGCGCGGGACAGGCTCGGAGGCAACCTAGCCATTTGAGGTGGTTGACGTGAGGTCGAGAGCAATTCAGGAGCTGGAACCGATGGTCGCCGCGGGCCGGGCGCTCGACGCACTGCTGGAGGCCGGAAGATACTCCGGACACGGCCTGACCACGGCGGGCGGGCGGGTCGGCCGGCGGGCAGCGGCCGCCGGCATCGAGGGGGCACACCGCACCGGCGACGCCTGGGCGGTGCTGCGTGGCGCGCCACCGCCGCGGCGCGGTTTCGCGGCGCTGGCGGCCGCCGCCGCGGCCGGGTGCGCGGTCGGCGCCGTGGCGGCGCTGGCGGTACGGCGGCTGGTCGTCGCCTGGCGGGCGGAGGAGCCCGGCACCGGGTACCCGCCGCCCCCGGCCACCGGTGCGGGTGCCGCGGCGGGGCCGGTGACGCTGCCGGAGGCCGCCACCCGGGCCGCCGCGGAGTAGTACCGCGCCGGCGGGCGGACACGAGCGGAGCGCCGCGGGTCCGGCGCTTCGCTCACCGCCGCCCGGGTCGTGGCGTCCAGTCCACACCGGCCTCCGCCCGGTAGGCGTCCACCGCGTCCTCGATGGTGTGGAAGAAGTGCTCCGGGTTGATCGTCCGGGTCAGTCCGTAGCGTTCGATCTTGGTGCGGACCGGCGTCTTCATCTCGGCGAAGACCAGCGAGACGCCCTCGGCGTTCAGCTCCTCGTCGAGCTGGGTCAGCACGTCGGCGGCCGTGGTGTCGATGTCGGTGATCGGTTCGGTGGCGATCACAATCCACTTCGGCCGCGGATCCGAGCGGGCCAGCCGCCGGATCTGATCGCGGAAGACCCGGACGTTCGCGAAGATCAGCGGCGCGTCGAAGCGGAACAGCACCAGACCCGGAAGGTGCTCCGCGTCCGGGTAGTCCCGCAGGTCGTGGTAGCCGGCGACGCCGGCCGCCCGGCCCAGCACCGCCTGATAGGGCCACCACGCCCGGCGGAACACGTTGAGCACCGACAGGGCGACCGCGATGCCGATGCCGGGCAGGACACCGAGCAGCGCCACGCCGAGGAACGCGGCGATCGAGAGGCTGAACTCCACCCGCCGCTGCCGCCACAGCCGCGCGGTGCCCGGGATGTCGGCCAGCGACATCGAGGCGGCGATCACGACCGCCGCCAGGATCGGCTGGGGCAGGTTGCGCAGCATGCCGGGCACCAGGACCAGCATGAGCGCGATGGCGGCCGCGCCGACCACGCCGGTGACCTGCGAACGGGAGCCGGACTGCTCGGCGACCGCGGTCCGTGAGCCGCTCGTGCTGACCGGGAAGCCCTGGAAGAAGGAGGCCGCGATGTTGGCGGCGCCGATGCCCACCATCTCCTGATCGCCGCGGACCTCCTGGCCGCTGCGCGCGGCGAAGGCCGAGGAGGTGGAGATGGTGTCGGTCAGCGAGACCAGGGCGATGCCGAACGCACCGCCGAGGAGCACGCTGAAGTCCGACCACGAGATGGTCGGGATGGTGAGCGGCGGGAAACCCTGCGGCAGCGCGCCGACCAGCCCGACGCCCCGGTCGGCCACGTTGAAGATCTGGGCGACCACGATCGAGGCGACGACCGCGATGAGGACACCGGGCACCTTCGGCAGCCAGCGTTGCAGCACCACGATCAGGACCAGCCCGAGCAGCCCGATGGAGATCGCCGCGGGCACCGTCTCGCCGGCGGCGACGCCCTTGGCGAAGCCGGTGGCCTCCTCGATCAGGCCTTCGCCGTCGACGGAGAAGCCGAACAGCTTCGGCAACTGGCCCACCAGGATGGTCAGGGCCAGGCCGTTCATGTAGCCGATCTGGGTGGGCCGCGACAGCAGGTCGGCGAGGAAGCCGAGCTTGGCGACGCCGGCGACCACCAGCAGCACGCCGACCATGAGCGCGAGCATGGAGGCGAGCGCGACGGCCTGTGCCGGGTCGGCGGCCGAGCCGAGGGCGGCCAGCAGCACCGCGGCGATCATCGGGCCCAGCGACGAGTCGGGCCCGAGCACCAGGATCCGGGACGGGCCGAAGACGGCGTACGCGAGCAGGCAGAAGATCGAGGTGTACAGCCCGGTGATCGGCGGCAGGCCGGCCAGTTCGGCGTACGCCATGCCCTGTGGCACCAGCAGGGTCGTCAGGACGATGCCGGCGACGGCGTCGCGCGGCAGCCAGGCGGCCCGGTAGTTCGCGACGACCTGGACGCCGGGTATCCAGCGGGAGACGCCTCCGGGAGGTTCGTCGTCCGGCGGCGGGTCCCCGGCGGCCGGAGCGGCGGCGTGTTCCCGGTTCGTCACGTTGCCCTCCACGGTTCGCGTACACCCAGTGAGCTACAGACGGCGGCCCCGGGCCTCATTCCGCGCGAATGAACGGCGGCGGGCCGGGCGTTGTTCATTCGCCCGGGGTGGCGTGTGGTCACTGCCGCGGCGACAGGATACGACCAAGGTCCGGCAGGCGGACCGTACGAGGAGTGCAGCATGACCGCAGCTCAACCTTCTAACGTACGCAGCGAGGCCCCGGCGAGCGGCTGGGTCGGCCTGGTCATCTTCGGCGGCATCATGCTGACGGTGCTCGGCGGATTCCAGGTCATCGAGGGGCTCGTCGCCCTGTTCAACGACGAGTACTTCCTGGCTACCTCGGGCGGCCTGGTCCTCACCATGGACTTCACCGCCTGGGGCTGGACGCACCTGCTCATCGGCCTGGTCGCCATCGCGGCCGGCGTCGGCATCCTGAGCGGGCAGACCTGGGCCCGGGTGACCGGCATCGTGATCGCCGTGCTCAGCGCGTTCGCCAACATGCTGTTCCTGGCGGCCTACCCGGTCTGGTCCACCATCGTGATCGCCGTCGACATCCTGGTGATCTACGCCCTCGCGGTCCACGGCCGTGAGCTCAAGAACTGACCGCACCACAGTCGGGGCCGGCCGTACGGCCGGCCCTCGTCGCGGGAGGGAGCGGGCCGTGAGCCGTGCGGTGTCCCGCCGGTACGGGCCGGCGCCGGGGTCGCGCGCCCGGGGCGCCGCGTGACCGGCGCCCCGGCCGAGCCGCCCGCCGCCGAGCCGCCCGCCGCCCTGCCTCGCGGGGTCATCGTCCTGCTCGGCATCGCCGGGGTCGTGATCGCGGTCGCGGGGCTGCGCGGCGTGGCCCACCTGATCGCCCCGGTCTTCCTGGCGCTGATGCTGACCGTGACGGTGAGCCCGCTGAGCGAGTGGCTCCGCCGGCACGGATCGCCGGTCTGGGTGGCCATGCTGGCCACCGTGACCGTCGTGTACGTCGTGCTGTTCGGCCTCGGCGCCGCCATGGTCGTCTCCGTGGCTCAGCTGATCGACCTGCTGCCGACCTACCAGACCCAGTTCGCGGACCTCCAGGCCGACATCGTCTCGGCGCTGAGCAGGCTCGGCATCAGCGAGTCCCAGCTCACCAGCGTGCTGGAGCGCGCGAGCCCGAGCGCGGTCACGGACCTGGTGGGATGGGTGTTCGGCGGGATCACGAGCGTCCTGTCGGACGCGGTGTTCCTGCTCGCCGTGCTGCTGTTCATGTGCCTGGACGCCGTCAGCTTCCCCGCCCGGCTGAACTCGACCGCCGACCAGCGCCCGCAGGTCGTCAGCGCGCTGCGCTCCTTCGCGCACGGCACCCGCAGCTACCTGCTCGTCTCGACGGTGTTCGGCCTGATCGTCGCGGTGATCGACACCCTGATGCTGTGGGCCTTGGACATCCCGCTGCCGGTGCTGTGGGGCCTGCTCGCGTTCATCACCAACTACATCCCGAACATCGGCTTCGTCATCGGCCTGGTGCCGCCGGCGTTGCTCGGGCTGCTGGACGGCGGCGTCGAGAAGATGATGGCGGTCATCGTCCTGTACTGCGTCGTCAACTTCGTCATCCAGTCGGTGATCCAGCCCAAGATCGTCGGGGACGCGGTGGGGCTGTCCTCGACCGTGTCCTTCCTGTCCCTGGTCTTCTGGGCCTGGGTGCTCGGCCCGCTCGGCGCGCTGCTGGCCATCCCGCTGAGCCTGCTGACCAAGGGGCTGCTCGTCGACGTCGACCCGTCGACCCAGTGGATCAACGTGCTGCTCTCCGGCGGCGGCTCGGCCCCGCCGCCCGTTCCCGAGCCGGAACCCGATCCCGTGCCGGAGACCGAGCCGCGGGACACGGCGCCGGGCGAGTAGCCCGGCGTCCCGCACCGATCAGCCGCAGCGGTTGTCCATCTGCTGCCGCAGCACGGCCCAGCTCGCCGAGACGGCCGCCACCTGCGCGGTCAGCTCGGGCATGGCGGCCTTGAGGCTCTCCTTGTCGGTCACCCCGGACGCCGTACCCGTCAGCGTGGTCAGCGACGCGCGCAGCGCGGCGATCGTCGGCTTGTACGCGGCCGACGCGGCGGCGCCGACGGCGTCGAGGTCCTGATGCACCTGCTGCGCCGCGGCCACCAGCCCGGACGCGCCGGCCGTCGCCAGGTCCACCCCGCGCAGCGCCGCCACCGACGTCTCCAGCTCGTCGCGGGCGTCGCAGACGGCCGCCTGCGACGGGTCCCGGCTGGGCGCCGCCTCCGCCGCGCTGGTGGCCACCTGCGGGGTCGCGGTGCTGCCGGAGTCGCCGCCGGAACCGCACGCGGGTGCCGCCAGCACCAGCGTGAGGGCCGCGAGCAGGCCGGAACGGCGCACCCTGGAACCCGTGCGTGACATGATCTCGCCTCGCCTTCGTCTCGCCCACGCCCGAGCTGCGGTGGGCGGCCAGCATCATCGACCCGACCGGGCTGGCTCCCAGTCTCGGCCGCACCGGCCCCCGCCCACGTCACCCCCGGCGGACGAGATCCGGACCGCCGGTCACGGCCCGCGCCGCGCCGCTTCATCCCGCGCGGATGGTGCCCGCGCGCTCAGCTGCGGGTCACCAGCA belongs to Amorphoplanes digitatis and includes:
- a CDS encoding DUF2231 domain-containing protein, yielding MFPLGLLANAVIFDVATMLGAPRMIATLAFWNIIAGLAGGVLAISVAVIDITPARPGRAARAGTIGVLLDLCVLIVFAVIALIRLRSPDRGTDAGLLPVEVLGLAAAGIGTWFAGRLGPRRPVGRTATDGGVRVPGPRRPVTAQRRPSARGVR
- a CDS encoding AI-2E family transporter produces the protein MTGAPAEPPAAEPPAALPRGVIVLLGIAGVVIAVAGLRGVAHLIAPVFLALMLTVTVSPLSEWLRRHGSPVWVAMLATVTVVYVVLFGLGAAMVVSVAQLIDLLPTYQTQFADLQADIVSALSRLGISESQLTSVLERASPSAVTDLVGWVFGGITSVLSDAVFLLAVLLFMCLDAVSFPARLNSTADQRPQVVSALRSFAHGTRSYLLVSTVFGLIVAVIDTLMLWALDIPLPVLWGLLAFITNYIPNIGFVIGLVPPALLGLLDGGVEKMMAVIVLYCVVNFVIQSVIQPKIVGDAVGLSSTVSFLSLVFWAWVLGPLGALLAIPLSLLTKGLLVDVDPSTQWINVLLSGGGSAPPPVPEPEPDPVPETEPRDTAPGE
- a CDS encoding DUF7144 family membrane protein, encoding MAHAHDPVAGYHDDRVTGWVGWVLFAGIIMLTGGFFNVMGGIVALVRDDFYLVGSSGLVLSVDYTAWGWFLLLFGVLMLFAGYGVMVGQTWARVTGIVLAVLNAVMHMVFMPAYPIWSIIVITLDVFIIFALAVHGRETKEINP
- a CDS encoding SulP family inorganic anion transporter, producing MTNREHAAAPAAGDPPPDDEPPGGVSRWIPGVQVVANYRAAWLPRDAVAGIVLTTLLVPQGMAYAELAGLPPITGLYTSIFCLLAYAVFGPSRILVLGPDSSLGPMIAAVLLAALGSAADPAQAVALASMLALMVGVLLVVAGVAKLGFLADLLSRPTQIGYMNGLALTILVGQLPKLFGFSVDGEGLIEEATGFAKGVAAGETVPAAISIGLLGLVLIVVLQRWLPKVPGVLIAVVASIVVAQIFNVADRGVGLVGALPQGFPPLTIPTISWSDFSVLLGGAFGIALVSLTDTISTSSAFAARSGQEVRGDQEMVGIGAANIAASFFQGFPVSTSGSRTAVAEQSGSRSQVTGVVGAAAIALMLVLVPGMLRNLPQPILAAVVIAASMSLADIPGTARLWRQRRVEFSLSIAAFLGVALLGVLPGIGIAVALSVLNVFRRAWWPYQAVLGRAAGVAGYHDLRDYPDAEHLPGLVLFRFDAPLIFANVRVFRDQIRRLARSDPRPKWIVIATEPITDIDTTAADVLTQLDEELNAEGVSLVFAEMKTPVRTKIERYGLTRTINPEHFFHTIEDAVDAYRAEAGVDWTPRPGRR
- a CDS encoding DUF7144 family membrane protein — protein: MTAAQPSNVRSEAPASGWVGLVIFGGIMLTVLGGFQVIEGLVALFNDEYFLATSGGLVLTMDFTAWGWTHLLIGLVAIAAGVGILSGQTWARVTGIVIAVLSAFANMLFLAAYPVWSTIVIAVDILVIYALAVHGRELKN
- a CDS encoding DUF7144 family membrane protein, with amino-acid sequence MSDQAQAGARAHAEPTGWVGWVVFSGIMMVLLGFFQGLVGLVALFNDTYYLVTRNGLVLSFDYTVWGWIHLLLGIVALLAGFGVLVGQTWARVTGIVLAVLSAIVNIAFLAAYPIWSTIIIAVDVLVIYALAVHGREVKPYE
- a CDS encoding cation:proton antiporter, encoding MDDAAVALVMLFVFGWGLFATRLGRADLSAPIVFVTVGLLLSQVVHVVDADIPHEAIKLLAEVTLVWVLFVDASRVGLRDLRADAGLYTRLLAVGLPLTIAAGALLATWFFGDLGFWLALVVGAALAPTDAALGAAVMADPAVPERIRRVLNVESGLNDGIATPVVMFAIAGAAVAGSIQGGVDQGGGLIDLAIGLAVGVGLGAAGGRAIRVARRRGWMSEDFAGPGVLALALAAYAGTLWLDGNGFVAAFVAGLAFGNSAGRGGVKEVFYVEQTAGFVSLLTWLTFGAVAVPIVIEQIDWQVAVYAVLSLTVVRMLPVALVLIGARLSRPTVAFVGWFGPRGLASIIFALIALDELHGEADRVVAIIGTTVLFSVFAHGVSAKPLASRYGARAGVAAAPAGATQLPIRGLLHRHIPAAEPGRPAPEPGDGRAG